Proteins encoded together in one Xylanivirga thermophila window:
- a CDS encoding L,D-transpeptidase family protein has protein sequence MLKKYKSLITIVLAALICCVIIFNSNEVVMDDSLNNTSVYDKEKTTTGNANKSLEDDEDIHNQNHITMDMPKPAYRVIDNSEGIYGKENLEVYYASLVKPHIVMAEVQSDTKLYSQPSSGAEKLADVSVGEKVEILQDKTAKWYLVKFKDMEGWLPYSVLNIPPDSPVNTKLLNREDLEGFANYNEFESETEYFIWVDIDRQHTYVFKGSKDNWKIERVMPCATGCNKSPTTRGLFSIADRGEWFYADQFQSGAKNWVRFNGTYLFHSVAMDRHKNVKEPELGERITSGCVRLSVEDSRWIYENMPEGTAVWVN, from the coding sequence ATGTTGAAAAAATACAAAAGTTTAATAACAATTGTACTGGCAGCCCTTATATGTTGCGTGATTATATTTAACAGCAACGAAGTAGTAATGGATGATTCATTAAATAATACTAGTGTATATGATAAAGAAAAGACAACAACAGGCAATGCAAACAAAAGTCTAGAAGATGATGAAGATATACATAATCAAAACCATATTACAATGGATATGCCAAAACCTGCATATAGGGTTATTGATAATAGCGAAGGCATATATGGAAAAGAAAATCTAGAGGTATATTATGCTTCGCTAGTTAAGCCCCATATTGTCATGGCAGAAGTACAATCGGATACAAAGCTATATTCACAGCCATCATCTGGTGCAGAGAAATTAGCGGATGTATCTGTAGGGGAAAAGGTAGAGATATTACAGGATAAGACGGCAAAATGGTATCTTGTGAAATTCAAAGATATGGAAGGCTGGCTACCCTATTCAGTTTTGAATATTCCACCTGATAGTCCTGTAAACACCAAACTTTTAAATAGGGAGGACTTAGAGGGCTTTGCAAATTATAATGAATTTGAAAGTGAAACCGAATATTTTATATGGGTGGACATAGACAGGCAACATACATATGTATTTAAAGGTAGTAAAGATAATTGGAAAATAGAGAGGGTAATGCCATGCGCCACAGGTTGTAATAAATCTCCCACTACCAGAGGGTTATTTAGCATAGCTGACAGGGGGGAGTGGTTTTATGCAGACCAATTTCAAAGTGGTGCAAAAAATTGGGTTCGATTTAACGGCACCTATCTATTCCACTCAGTGGCCATGGATAGACACAAAAATGTAAAGGAGCCGGAGCTTGGTGAGAGGATCACATCAGGATGTGTACGCCTCTCTGTTGAGGATAGCCGTTGGATATACGAAAATATGCCTGAGGGTACGGCTGTATGGGTTAATTAA
- a CDS encoding cell wall hydrolase: MHLLAHVIHGEARGESYKGKVSVGAVMINRIESPLFPNTLTEVVYQKNAFTCVIDGQINLPPDEESYRAAFDAILGNDPTGGCLFYYNPKIATSRWMKERSAVYAVSIGNHVFSK; this comes from the coding sequence ATCCATTTACTTGCCCATGTAATACATGGTGAAGCCCGTGGAGAATCCTACAAAGGCAAGGTATCGGTTGGAGCAGTTATGATAAACAGGATAGAATCCCCTTTGTTTCCCAATACGTTAACGGAAGTAGTATACCAAAAAAACGCATTTACTTGCGTCATAGACGGGCAGATCAATTTACCGCCCGACGAAGAGAGCTATAGGGCTGCTTTCGATGCCATATTGGGGAATGATCCTACTGGTGGATGTTTATTTTATTATAATCCCAAAATAGCCACATCAAGATGGATGAAGGAAAGAAGTGCAGTCTATGCAGTATCTATAGGAAATCATGTATTTAGTAAATAG
- a CDS encoding amidohydrolase family protein has translation MNIEKADFIIKNIHILTMDGEKRQYKNGVIAITGDTISYIGDNMPHMDAKNIIDGKGKIALPGLINTHTHSAMIIFRGYGNDLPLWDWLSKKMWPLEDQLTAQDAYWLSLLAMAEMIQSGTTTFSDMYMFMDKTAEATSSSGMRAVLARGLQGPDDKSNLRMEETKSLYKDWHNGANGRIRVRVAPHAIYTCSTKYLKECIKLAISLDTGMHTHVSETHKEVEDCLKANGKTPVKYLYDLGFFDLPSIAAHCVHLNDEDIDLLKEKNVQIAHCPASNLKLASGIAPIPKLVKNGINVALGTDGASSNNNLSMMKEMNLTSIIHKGITGDPTIIPAPYALEMATINGARALNWQDEIGSLEKGKKADVILVDTSAPHWQPINDIPSNMVYSSQSSDIDTVIVNGKILMEDGILKTIDLDRVYYEVNRIRDNLMFQS, from the coding sequence ATGAATATTGAAAAAGCAGATTTTATTATAAAAAATATACATATACTCACTATGGATGGAGAAAAAAGGCAATACAAAAACGGGGTAATTGCCATAACAGGTGATACCATAAGCTATATAGGGGATAATATGCCCCATATGGATGCAAAAAACATAATCGATGGTAAGGGTAAAATTGCCCTCCCCGGCCTTATAAATACCCACACCCACTCTGCCATGATAATATTTAGGGGCTATGGCAATGACCTTCCACTATGGGACTGGCTATCTAAAAAAATGTGGCCGCTAGAGGATCAGTTAACCGCCCAAGATGCATATTGGCTCTCACTCCTTGCTATGGCTGAGATGATACAAAGTGGCACCACCACATTTTCGGACATGTATATGTTCATGGATAAGACAGCGGAAGCCACCTCATCCTCCGGTATGAGGGCGGTACTTGCACGTGGGCTTCAAGGACCTGATGATAAATCAAATCTTCGTATGGAAGAAACCAAATCACTATATAAAGACTGGCATAATGGTGCAAATGGTCGTATAAGGGTTAGGGTAGCACCCCATGCCATATACACCTGCTCCACCAAATACCTCAAAGAGTGTATAAAACTTGCAATCAGTCTTGATACAGGTATGCATACCCATGTATCTGAAACCCACAAAGAAGTAGAGGATTGTCTAAAGGCAAATGGCAAAACCCCTGTTAAATATCTATACGATCTAGGTTTTTTTGATCTACCTTCAATTGCAGCCCATTGTGTACACCTAAATGATGAAGATATTGATCTGTTAAAGGAGAAGAACGTACAAATAGCCCATTGTCCAGCAAGCAATTTAAAGCTAGCAAGTGGCATTGCCCCCATACCTAAGCTTGTGAAAAATGGTATTAATGTTGCATTAGGCACCGACGGTGCATCTAGCAACAACAACCTTAGTATGATGAAGGAGATGAACCTAACATCAATTATACACAAAGGTATAACAGGAGATCCTACCATAATTCCCGCACCCTATGCCCTTGAAATGGCCACTATAAATGGTGCAAGGGCACTTAATTGGCAAGATGAGATTGGAAGCCTCGAGAAAGGCAAAAAAGCAGATGTAATCCTTGTAGATACCTCAGCTCCACATTGGCAACCTATAAATGATATCCCCTCCAATATGGTATATAGCAGCCAATCTAGTGATATAGATACGGTTATTGTAAATGGAAAAATTCTGATGGAAGATGGTATCTTGAAGACCATAGATCTAGATAGGGTATATTATGAGGTGAATAGGATAAGGGACAACTTGATGTTTCAATCATGA
- the metK gene encoding methionine adenosyltransferase, with protein sequence MKRLFTSESVTEGHPDKMCDQISDAILDAIMEQDPYGRVACETAVTTGMVLVMGEISTNCYVDIPKVVRQTVDEIGYTRAKFGFDGGTCSVITSIDEQSPDIAMGVNKALEAKMGAMQDDEATGAGDQGMMFGYACNETPEYMPMAIALAHKLTLQLSKVRKNGALDYLRPDGKSQVTVEYEDDKPIRVDTVVISTQHSPRVDRDMLENDIMEKVIKAVVPAELLDNDTKYYINPTGRFVVGGPQGDSGLTGRKIIVDTYGGYARHGGGAFSGKDPTKVDRSAAYAARYVAKNIVAAGIADKCEIQLAYAIGVAKPVSITVDTFGTGKISDDKIVEIINKNFDLRPAAIIKKLDLRRPIYKQTAAYGHFGRTDIDLPWEKLDKVDTIKKQAFDK encoded by the coding sequence ATGAAAAGACTATTTACTTCTGAGTCTGTTACAGAAGGACATCCAGATAAGATGTGTGATCAAATATCAGATGCAATATTAGATGCCATAATGGAGCAGGATCCCTATGGGAGGGTTGCCTGTGAGACAGCGGTTACCACAGGTATGGTATTGGTAATGGGAGAGATATCAACGAATTGTTATGTAGATATTCCCAAGGTAGTGCGCCAGACTGTAGACGAGATTGGTTATACTAGGGCGAAATTTGGATTTGACGGAGGCACCTGTTCCGTTATAACTTCCATAGATGAGCAATCCCCTGATATTGCTATGGGTGTAAACAAGGCACTTGAAGCAAAGATGGGTGCTATGCAGGATGATGAGGCTACAGGTGCTGGAGATCAGGGTATGATGTTTGGATATGCATGCAATGAAACACCTGAATATATGCCCATGGCCATAGCACTTGCCCATAAGCTTACATTGCAGCTTTCAAAGGTAAGAAAAAATGGAGCGCTTGATTATCTAAGACCTGATGGCAAATCACAGGTTACTGTGGAATATGAAGATGATAAGCCCATTCGTGTAGATACGGTGGTAATCTCAACCCAACATAGCCCCCGAGTGGATAGGGATATGCTGGAGAATGATATAATGGAAAAGGTTATAAAAGCGGTTGTTCCAGCAGAGCTTTTAGATAATGATACAAAATATTATATAAACCCCACTGGCAGGTTTGTAGTTGGTGGCCCCCAGGGTGATTCAGGTCTGACTGGACGAAAGATAATAGTAGATACCTATGGTGGATATGCAAGGCATGGCGGCGGTGCGTTTTCAGGTAAGGATCCTACTAAGGTAGATAGATCTGCTGCATATGCAGCTAGATATGTTGCTAAGAATATTGTAGCAGCAGGTATAGCAGACAAATGTGAGATACAGCTTGCATATGCAATAGGTGTTGCAAAGCCCGTATCTATTACGGTGGATACATTTGGCACAGGCAAGATTTCAGATGATAAGATAGTTGAAATTATAAACAAAAATTTTGATCTAAGGCCAGCTGCAATCATAAAAAAATTAGATCTTAGAAGGCCTATATACAAACAGACTGCTGCATATGGGCACTTTGGCAGAACGGACATAGATCTTCCATGGGAAAAGCTTGACAAGGTAGATACAATCAAAAAACAGGCATTTGATAAATAA
- the murC gene encoding UDP-N-acetylmuramate--L-alanine ligase, giving the protein MSNVHINNFENGHIHFIGIGGISMSGLAEILLTKGYTVSGSDMQDSPILHKLSKDGAHIYIGHDKSHIAGADLVVYTAAVHDDNPEIIEAKLQNIPLMDRATLLGQIMQSFKFPIGVAGTHGKTTTTSMLSIIMQDAKLDPTILVGGELDAIGGNVRTGNSNYFITEACEYVESFLKFYPYMGLILNIDQDHLDYFRDLDHIYSAFFKFAKLIPSSGYLIGCNDDPRVSKLLTEMDCNIITYGIDNASNWMASNIQYDKQGHPSFNASYNGQDMGRFNLNVPGSHNVYNALAACAAAYAMGISPDISREALKLYTGTHRRFETKGEVGGITVIDDYAHHPTEISATLSTIEKIPHGDVWYIFQPHTYTRTKKLFDRFIDTLKGVYNLIITDIYAAREQDTGEIHSKDLVEAINKNGGHAIYISSFSDIEDYVKSHAKAGDMVITIGAGSVYKIGEEILNK; this is encoded by the coding sequence ATGAGTAATGTACATATAAATAATTTTGAAAACGGTCATATCCATTTTATAGGAATAGGTGGCATAAGCATGAGCGGACTCGCAGAGATATTGCTAACAAAAGGATATACAGTTTCAGGTTCCGATATGCAGGATTCACCCATTTTACACAAACTTTCTAAAGATGGAGCACACATATATATAGGACATGATAAATCCCATATAGCAGGAGCCGATTTAGTAGTATATACAGCTGCCGTCCATGACGACAACCCAGAGATAATAGAGGCAAAATTGCAGAACATCCCCCTTATGGATAGGGCTACCCTACTTGGGCAAATCATGCAGTCCTTTAAGTTTCCCATAGGTGTAGCAGGTACCCACGGCAAAACCACCACCACATCCATGCTATCGATTATAATGCAGGATGCAAAGTTGGATCCTACAATACTGGTAGGTGGGGAATTGGATGCCATAGGTGGCAATGTACGTACTGGGAATAGCAACTATTTTATTACCGAAGCCTGTGAATATGTGGAAAGTTTTTTGAAATTCTATCCCTATATGGGCTTGATATTGAATATTGATCAGGATCATTTGGATTATTTTAGAGATTTGGATCATATATATAGTGCATTTTTTAAGTTTGCCAAACTCATACCATCGTCTGGGTATTTAATAGGATGTAACGATGATCCTAGGGTATCAAAACTTCTAACTGAAATGGACTGTAACATAATAACCTATGGCATAGATAATGCGTCTAACTGGATGGCATCTAATATACAGTATGATAAACAAGGGCATCCATCCTTTAATGCTTCATACAATGGGCAAGACATGGGGCGTTTTAATCTTAATGTACCAGGAAGTCATAATGTATACAATGCCCTTGCTGCATGTGCTGCTGCATATGCCATGGGTATATCACCTGATATCTCCAGAGAAGCCCTCAAACTCTATACAGGCACCCATAGAAGATTTGAGACAAAGGGCGAAGTAGGAGGTATTACCGTAATCGATGATTACGCCCATCATCCTACTGAGATATCAGCTACCCTGTCCACTATTGAGAAGATACCCCACGGAGATGTATGGTATATATTCCAACCTCATACCTATACGCGGACAAAAAAATTATTTGATCGATTTATCGATACCCTAAAAGGAGTTTACAATCTAATCATAACGGATATATATGCAGCCAGAGAACAGGACACTGGTGAGATACATTCAAAAGATCTGGTGGAAGCTATAAACAAAAACGGTGGTCATGCCATATATATATCCTCATTCTCTGATATAGAGGATTATGTAAAATCCCATGCAAAGGCGGGAGATATGGTAATTACCATTGGTGCAGGCAGTGTATATAAAATAGGAGAAGAGATTTTGAATAAATAA
- a CDS encoding DUF2922 domain-containing protein, with amino-acid sequence MARVLEMVFKTGEGKNFRLTLNEPREDITSEEIKSAMDLIKAKNIFSTPGGIGEVVEANIIVTDVQPVELV; translated from the coding sequence ATGGCAAGGGTTTTAGAGATGGTTTTTAAGACTGGAGAGGGAAAAAACTTTAGGCTTACATTGAACGAGCCTAGAGAGGACATTACTAGCGAAGAGATAAAGTCTGCTATGGACCTTATTAAAGCTAAAAATATATTCTCAACTCCAGGGGGCATTGGGGAGGTAGTTGAGGCAAATATCATAGTAACCGATGTTCAGCCTGTCGAGCTGGTGTAA
- a CDS encoding YvrJ family protein: MEQMFSVIANLGFPIAVSVYLLVRVENKLETLTRSIYELAAAISNLQKSTK; this comes from the coding sequence ATGGAGCAGATGTTTTCAGTGATCGCAAATTTGGGGTTCCCAATAGCGGTATCTGTATACCTATTGGTACGGGTAGAGAATAAGCTAGAAACCCTCACCCGCTCCATATACGAACTGGCTGCTGCCATATCCAATCTACAGAAATCGACAAAATAA
- the recD2 gene encoding SF1B family DNA helicase RecD2 — MAEISGIVQEIIYRNEENGFTVLELKDDDGGEITAVGSIPFANEGEKVLITGEWTMHPDYGPQIKILDYETVAPSTIVGMEKYLASGLIKGIGPATAKRLVEKFGLDVLEVIQFHPERLTEVDGIGPAKAESIYGSFAEQKEIREVMVFLKTYGISTTFAVKIYKMYGDMTIQVVKENPYRLAQDIQGIGFKTADRIAQSMGITFDSPYRIEAGTLYVLSQAVGYGHTYLPEEKLKEAVGNILGVDKILIENAIVSLSMRQAIFTQDIEGDRAIYLAPFYYAELGVAKRLMKMSMVEFEPVYDQIEDKLKEFQMEEGIIFAKEQKEAILESLSNGVVVITGGPGTGKTTTINCIIKLFERKGLEVALAAPTGRAAKRMTETTGHEAKTIHRLLEYGYAEGEDLFNKGEDDPLSADVVIVDEMSMVDIILMNNLLKALMPGTRLVLVGDVDQLPSVGAGNVLKDIIDSGIIKVVRLTEIFRQAQESMIIVNAHRINNGEFPYLNVREKDFFFERKHAPADILNTIKELTLNRLPRFTGFDSLKDMQILSPMRKGLIGVNNLNIELQKVLNPPSHGKKEKLYRDTIFREGDKVMQIKNNYKTEWEVTEKGRVIEKGEGVFNGDVGYILSIDEEDQTMLVIFDEGREVTYDFTQLDEIELAYAISVHKSQGSEFPVVILPLAWGPPLLMTRNLLYTAVTRARDMVVIVGRESAIENMIQNNRIAERYSGLKSQFKNIFAVPSDVALPFDGI; from the coding sequence ATGGCAGAGATAAGCGGAATTGTACAGGAAATAATATATAGGAATGAGGAAAATGGTTTTACAGTACTGGAGCTAAAGGATGATGACGGAGGGGAAATAACTGCAGTTGGCAGCATTCCCTTTGCCAATGAAGGTGAAAAGGTGCTTATAACAGGTGAGTGGACAATGCATCCGGATTATGGTCCACAGATAAAGATACTTGACTATGAGACGGTAGCTCCATCTACCATTGTGGGTATGGAAAAATACCTGGCATCTGGTCTGATTAAGGGTATTGGTCCCGCTACTGCCAAGCGTCTGGTGGAAAAGTTTGGACTTGATGTATTGGAGGTTATACAGTTTCATCCTGAGCGTCTTACTGAGGTAGATGGTATAGGCCCGGCTAAGGCTGAGTCCATATATGGATCCTTTGCAGAGCAGAAGGAGATACGGGAGGTTATGGTATTCCTAAAGACCTATGGCATAAGTACTACCTTTGCTGTTAAAATATATAAGATGTATGGTGATATGACAATACAGGTTGTAAAGGAGAATCCATACAGACTTGCCCAGGATATACAGGGAATAGGATTTAAGACGGCCGACCGCATAGCCCAGAGTATGGGTATAACATTTGATTCACCATACAGGATAGAGGCAGGAACGCTCTATGTATTATCACAGGCTGTGGGCTATGGACATACATATCTACCTGAAGAGAAGCTAAAGGAGGCAGTGGGAAATATCCTTGGAGTGGACAAAATCCTTATAGAAAATGCCATAGTATCCCTATCCATGCGTCAGGCAATATTTACCCAGGACATAGAGGGGGATAGGGCCATATATCTAGCTCCATTTTATTATGCAGAACTAGGCGTAGCAAAAAGGCTTATGAAGATGTCCATGGTGGAGTTTGAACCGGTATATGACCAGATAGAGGACAAACTCAAGGAGTTTCAAATGGAAGAGGGCATAATATTTGCCAAAGAGCAAAAGGAGGCAATACTAGAGTCTTTATCAAATGGTGTAGTGGTAATAACCGGTGGTCCAGGTACCGGCAAGACTACCACCATAAACTGTATAATAAAGCTTTTTGAAAGGAAGGGGCTGGAAGTGGCCCTTGCTGCTCCAACGGGTAGGGCAGCAAAGCGTATGACCGAGACTACGGGGCACGAGGCAAAGACCATTCACCGCCTTTTGGAATACGGATATGCAGAAGGGGAGGATCTGTTTAACAAGGGTGAGGATGACCCGCTGTCTGCGGATGTGGTGATAGTGGATGAGATGTCCATGGTGGATATAATACTCATGAATAATCTTTTAAAGGCCTTAATGCCCGGTACTAGATTGGTGCTAGTGGGAGATGTGGATCAGCTGCCATCGGTGGGAGCAGGTAATGTCTTAAAGGATATAATAGATAGTGGTATTATAAAGGTGGTAAGGCTCACGGAGATATTCAGGCAGGCTCAGGAGAGTATGATCATAGTAAATGCCCACCGCATAAATAATGGTGAGTTTCCATACCTAAATGTCCGGGAGAAGGATTTTTTCTTTGAACGTAAGCATGCTCCAGCAGATATATTAAATACCATAAAGGAGCTTACACTAAACAGGCTCCCTAGGTTTACCGGATTTGATAGTCTAAAGGATATGCAGATATTGTCCCCCATGCGAAAGGGCTTAATTGGTGTAAATAACCTAAATATAGAGCTTCAAAAGGTATTAAATCCTCCATCCCATGGCAAGAAGGAAAAGCTCTATAGGGATACTATATTTCGTGAAGGCGACAAGGTCATGCAGATAAAAAACAACTATAAGACCGAATGGGAGGTAACCGAAAAGGGGCGTGTGATAGAGAAAGGTGAAGGCGTATTTAACGGTGATGTGGGGTATATACTCTCCATCGATGAAGAGGATCAGACCATGCTTGTAATATTCGATGAAGGCCGGGAGGTTACATATGATTTTACCCAGCTGGATGAGATAGAGCTTGCCTATGCCATATCAGTGCATAAGAGTCAGGGCAGTGAATTTCCTGTAGTTATACTGCCCCTTGCTTGGGGACCACCCCTTCTTATGACTAGAAACCTTTTGTATACTGCAGTTACTAGGGCTAGGGATATGGTGGTGATCGTAGGCAGGGAGTCTGCCATAGAAAATATGATCCAGAATAATCGCATAGCGGAGAGATATTCAGGATTAAAAAGTCAGTTTAAAAATATCTTTGCTGTGCCTTCTGATGTAGCACTGCCCTTTGATGGGATATAG
- a CDS encoding AraC family transcriptional regulator has product MDIYISSRDIMSLDLDFQLDALRINILWFRAQPFNKDNPIIVRHRHSSYEFHYIVEGRNRIFTDEREFLVNKGQFYLTGPGIFHEQRLVGDSPSMEYAINCDIELLNNKEYGNTEEIQAILDALNNDDPRAVDDTCGIVKLMDEVFKEASRREIGFYSRIQSLICQIIIQSVRILTDSNSNAYKIPQRSTSYARMEQIHRFIEDNYSEGITLNDISKHMFLSRRQINRIVKHNTGKTAKEYIDGIRLGHVKRALLQGDETVAWIADKCGFSSEYYLSQFFKRHTGMSPSQYRNAMAKAKK; this is encoded by the coding sequence ATGGATATATATATATCATCCAGGGATATAATGTCTTTAGATCTGGATTTTCAATTGGATGCTTTGAGGATAAACATATTGTGGTTTCGTGCTCAACCCTTTAATAAAGATAATCCCATAATTGTGAGACATAGACATTCGTCATATGAATTCCACTATATAGTGGAAGGCAGGAACCGTATATTTACAGATGAGAGGGAGTTTTTGGTAAACAAAGGTCAATTCTACCTTACAGGCCCTGGAATTTTTCATGAGCAGCGCCTTGTGGGTGATTCTCCTTCCATGGAGTATGCAATAAACTGTGATATAGAGCTATTGAATAATAAAGAATATGGTAATACAGAAGAGATACAGGCCATATTGGATGCATTAAATAACGATGATCCACGGGCAGTAGATGATACATGTGGCATAGTGAAGCTGATGGATGAGGTATTTAAAGAGGCTAGTAGGCGGGAGATAGGATTTTATTCCCGTATTCAGAGCCTTATTTGTCAAATAATAATCCAGTCGGTGCGTATCCTTACAGATAGTAATTCCAATGCATACAAGATACCACAGCGCAGTACGTCGTATGCCCGCATGGAGCAGATACATCGTTTTATAGAGGATAACTATTCAGAAGGTATAACCCTTAATGACATATCAAAGCATATGTTTTTGAGTAGGAGGCAGATAAACCGTATAGTAAAGCATAATACGGGGAAGACCGCTAAGGAATATATAGATGGTATAAGGCTTGGTCATGTGAAACGGGCACTCTTGCAAGGTGATGAAACGGTGGCATGGATAGCTGACAAATGTGGTTTTTCAAGTGAGTATTATCTAAGCCAATTTTTTAAAAGACATACAGGCATGTCTCCTAGTCAATACAGGAATGCTATGGCAAAGGCCAAAAAATAA
- a CDS encoding DUF1659 domain-containing protein gives MALDIRPLEGSLQLKFDLGTDDNGRKITRTKTFNKISPSAVDQDVYDVAQALVGLQVYSTESIRRVIPAEYVNI, from the coding sequence ATGGCACTTGATATAAGGCCGCTGGAAGGGAGTCTACAGCTAAAGTTTGATTTGGGAACCGATGATAATGGTAGAAAAATAACCCGTACTAAGACATTCAACAAAATATCCCCTTCAGCCGTTGACCAGGATGTATATGACGTGGCACAAGCCCTTGTAGGACTTCAGGTATATTCAACTGAGAGTATACGCAGGGTGATACCGGCAGAATACGTAAATATCTAG
- a CDS encoding adenosylhomocysteinase encodes MSNIIRDINLAPEGDRRIQWVRGYMPLLNHIEKEFIENKPLAGKKISVSVHLEAKTAYLCTVLAAGGAEVAVTGSNPLSTQDPIAAALAKGGLNVYAWHGATEKEYFSHLNKTLDFGPDIVIDDGGDLVNLLHTTRSDLANNVLGGSEETTTGVIRLRAREREGLLKFPMIAVNDAYCKYLFDNRYGTGQSVWDGIMRTTNLIVAGKNVVVAGYGWCGKGVAAKAKGLGGNVIVTEVDPIKAIEAVMDGFRVMSMDDAAAIGDIFITVTGCNKVITNRHFEKMKDGVLLANAGHFDVEIWKRDLDNMSISKKPMRHNIDGYVMEDGRIINLLAEGRLVNLASGDGHPAEIMDMSFALQALSAKYIAENHDKLENRVYKVPEFIDKQVAEMKLKALGVSIDRLTDEQAEYLSSWE; translated from the coding sequence GTGTCAAATATCATAAGGGATATAAATCTAGCCCCTGAAGGTGATAGACGCATACAATGGGTAAGGGGATATATGCCCCTTTTGAACCATATTGAGAAAGAATTTATAGAAAATAAACCTCTGGCAGGGAAGAAGATATCTGTATCGGTGCATTTGGAGGCAAAAACAGCATACCTGTGTACGGTGCTTGCAGCAGGAGGGGCAGAGGTAGCAGTTACCGGCAGTAATCCCCTCTCTACTCAGGATCCAATAGCCGCAGCCCTTGCAAAGGGGGGGCTTAATGTATACGCATGGCATGGGGCTACGGAGAAGGAGTATTTTTCTCATCTCAATAAAACACTGGATTTTGGGCCGGATATAGTAATAGATGATGGGGGAGATTTGGTAAATCTTCTTCACACTACTCGCAGTGACCTTGCAAATAATGTATTAGGCGGGAGTGAAGAGACCACGACAGGCGTTATAAGGCTGAGGGCTAGGGAACGGGAAGGACTTTTGAAGTTTCCCATGATAGCTGTAAATGATGCCTATTGTAAGTATTTGTTTGATAATAGATATGGTACAGGCCAGTCGGTGTGGGATGGCATAATGCGTACTACCAATCTAATAGTAGCGGGCAAAAACGTGGTTGTAGCAGGTTATGGCTGGTGTGGAAAAGGCGTGGCCGCCAAGGCAAAGGGATTAGGTGGTAATGTAATAGTAACGGAAGTAGATCCCATAAAGGCAATAGAGGCGGTAATGGATGGATTTAGGGTGATGTCCATGGATGACGCAGCAGCTATAGGCGATATATTTATTACCGTTACAGGATGCAATAAGGTTATAACAAATCGGCATTTTGAAAAGATGAAGGATGGGGTATTGCTTGCAAATGCGGGACATTTTGATGTGGAAATATGGAAGAGAGATTTAGATAATATGTCCATCTCTAAAAAGCCCATGCGCCACAATATAGATGGCTATGTAATGGAGGATGGTAGGATAATAAATCTATTAGCTGAAGGTCGCCTGGTAAATCTGGCGTCGGGAGATGGACATCCTGCTGAAATAATGGATATGAGTTTTGCCCTTCAGGCCCTATCGGCAAAGTATATAGCTGAAAATCATGATAAGCTGGAGAATAGGGTATATAAGGTACCGGAGTTTATAGACAAACAGGTAGCTGAAATGAAGCTTAAGGCACTAGGTGTCAGTATTGACAGGCTAACGGATGAACAGGCTGAATATCTAAGTAGTTGGGAATGA